Part of the Sorghum bicolor cultivar BTx623 chromosome 1, Sorghum_bicolor_NCBIv3, whole genome shotgun sequence genome, AAAGAATGAGTTGGGATCGACTCTGCGTATGATACGCACACCACCTGTGCCACTGTGCCGCTGCTGCTGGAGGATATGCATGCACAATGCTGCGTTGCTTTGCTGGGGTCCTCGCTTCTATCATTGCAATCTTTTGCCATCGCTGAAGATGACACAGGACACCATGATCATATGCCCCCTTGCCGTTTCAGGCTTCAGTTCATTCATTCATCACAGTTTCGCGTCCACGGATTTCATCTGCAAAGTCTGTACCTAGTTATATGAACAGGTGTTGATCCTTTTTTCAAAAAATGGAAAATATCTGGTCTCTGCATCCGCATACAACCGAGCCTTACAAAATTTTCAGCTCAAACACTGAAAAATTGTAGAGGGGAAAGAGCACACTCAAATGTAGAGAAACCAAATGCAACGTCCATTCTTGGCGAAGCAGGAGGTATTCTACATGCTGGACTCAAGTATTTGGATTTTACCACTGAATTTTCATTACTGCTGCAGCCTGCAGTCAATTATTTTCCTAGCTAGCAGGTGGACCATCTAGGACGGGCACTGGGAAAAACAGGTTTGGTTTCAGGCTTAGTCTTTCATAACATTGGTCGGCCCAGATCCACAGCAGGTGCTGCCATGATCTGGCTCTCTGCAGCTCATCACTCTCCAGGTTGTTGGGCACATGATGTATCATAGCTCCTATTGACGTGAAGCAACGAGATATTTGTGCAATTTTGAACGCTCTGTTTAGCAATTTTGTATTGTATCAACCATCAAATGCACTCATTGAATCTTATCTTAACAGCACATGGTGATCATACATGAACTGACAGGGTGAATCTATCCACAAATTAAAGGCATCACATTCAACCCATCCTTTGTGAAATCATGACAGGTATATGTTTTCAGAAGTAAGGATAGCAGAATCATGGTTGCCTACAGGGCAGGATAAGATTCTGCTGCTCTGGTTCGTTGAATGCCATCCAGTTCACCTTCTTATAAAGTGATTCCACGTTTCAGTGCAGAATCCATGCAAAGGTTGAGAAATGCAAGGAGCTTAAACAACGGCAAGAGCAAGATGATGATCCTCCATTTGTCAAACAGCTCTTAGAGATGAATGGTCAAGGTGCCAAACTTTCAAAGCGTCATCCTGGAGTTACACGTAATTCACCCAATTAGGGAATGCTGCATCTTGCTTTAGGAAAACTGGTAGAGTGCTGAACatttattatttttctaaaggTAGTCAAGCACTGAACGTTAGGATTGGATTCTGAAGAATCATgtcatgcagccatgcaggcatggacacctctatTCACCGCTGCAATGGATCATGCTAGTGCAACTGACAAACCGACTATACAGCAACAGGTCAAGGGTCAAGAAAATGATTTTGCTACTCAAAAGTCAAAACTAGGCGTCCTTTTCCTGAATTAAGTTCAAAGCCGATCTATAATTGTCACCGTTTACTATGGTAGGTTAGGCTTTACCTACTTTCTGACCACACTGCACATATGCTCATATCGTACTATCCTACTGAAAATTAAGGCAGTACTAAGTAGGAGCTGCCGCATAGAAGCATATATATAATCACGTCCACTAAGGTAGGTTCTGTCAGTGTCAACGTAGGATATTTGCATAAACAAATCGCAACATGCCAACGAGGTGCACGAGCTCCAGTGAAGAAGAGTCGTAGTGGCGATGATAGAGCTACGTCACATCGATGGAGCATCAGGATTTGGCACCACCAGACCCAGACCACCCTAGAATTAGCAGGCATTTGGCACAAGTGAGCGGAGATGAGTTGACCTGTGCGGCTGTGCCATTGTGTTGTTGGTCAGCATGAGGGAGTAACACTTGTCGGCTGTCAGTATGGCTAGAAACTAGTGCTGGCCCTGCAAGTATTTCTCTGTAGATTCTTCTTCTAGAACCTTGTGAGCATATTCCTCGTTCAACACTTGCCTGCGTATTGCAGTGTTGATATGATGGCTCATCAGGCAACAGCTGAAAGAGAAGGTTACATCTTCGGGCATCCTGTCCATGTCATGCGAGGGGCTATTCTTCACATTTCTGAGTTTTTACATAATATCAGAGCCAATCTACAATGGCCACCTCCTGTAATGCCATGCGAATCCTCTCGTCGGCATCTCTATCTCTGAGAAGTTGTCCAAGAGCAACCATGCAATGTACGTAGCAGGCACAAATTTAATCCTCGCACACCTGATGGGCTAGCACATCGATAGTGCCCCCTGCTGAAATTGACAACAAGGTGGGCAACAAGGTAGGCGTATGAAGAATGGTAGGACAAGCAACAACACCTGTCAAGAACACACTATGTCAGGTGGACTACAAAATTGGGCAAACGGCAAATAGATGCTAACATATACTTCCTCCGTCCCATTAAAAATATTACTTTTGACTTTTAGACTTCTTATTTGATTGTTCGttctattcaattttttttatgcaaataataaaataaatagatcaTTATTCAAGTGTCTCTAATGAGAAAATAAGTCAGaagtaaataaataatatttatataaaaaatttgaataaaatGAATGGTCAAACAAGAAGTCTAAAAGTAAAAAACTTTCAATGGATGGAAGGAGTATGTATGACGAGACTTATGTTATGGATCAAAGAAACATGGAAATAGTCACAAACTCCTACAATATGGACAACAACTAGTATATCGACACTGGTGTCACTGACCACCTCATTGGAGAATTAGAAAAGCTTTTAGTTCATGACAAAGTACAATGTCATAGATTAGATTCACACTACTAGCAGTGTAGTTATGAGATTAGGCATATTGGTCTGTCCATTATTCATACCCCTAACTGCAATCTTCACCTTAATAATGTCCTTCATGTTTCTAAAGCTAAGAAAAGACTTGTAACTATCGTCTGTCTTGCTTTAGATAATAATGTATTTCTAGATTTTCATCTTGATATTTCTTTTTGTTAAAGGATCAGGATATGAGGAGCACTCTGCTTAGGGGAGATTGCCAGAAATAGATATATCTTCACATATAAAGCAAGGTTATGGAGTCAATAAACCATCTTCCTGAAAGCTGGCATATTCCGCCTAGGTCATCCTAGTGCGTCTATCACACAAATAATCGTTATAAATTTAATCTTCCTTGTATAATTGAGTACAATAATACTTTAAATTGTGATGCTTGTCAACAAGCCAAGAGTCGGTTGTCGTATCCCAAATCCACCAATGTTTCCTTGTCCCTTGCAACTTGTTTTCTATGATGTTTTCTCTGATGGGTGAATGGTCCTGGTCTCCACTATATATCTCGAACAACCTGCAAAATTAGTGGCAACTGTCATAAAATGCATGATGTTAGGCACAAGAgagtggtacatatatatattttggggAGTAAGCTGATCTAAAGGTTGCTATGAAGACATGCTTCGATGCTTCTTCCACTACTGAAAACTTGAAATTTCCAGACggttttgaatttttttataGTTATTGCATAAACCTTCATGGTAAATAGCATTATCTTCGCCGTTTGTGAAAAAACACATAGGAAAATTGATATTATCTTGACAGTTCCTGCAAAACACTCAGGGAAATTAAACAACTGTCAGAGAAACTTGTAATCAACTTATGAGTGTACATAACCGTGAGGAAAATACCAAATTCCCAGAgggtttcatatttttttacGGTTATTGCATAAACCATCAGGGTAAACAACATTATTTTGACGGTTTCTcaaaaacacacatctcaagaACATGGGCAAAAGGTTTTCTCCTTTCAATCTGCGGTCAAATTTTGTAACTAGTCTTTCTCCCTCGTGCTAACTCCAAATGATATGTTTTGTTCTAAAATCATGATTTATCAACTCACAACATTTGTTTGAATACCCATTTTTGAAAAAGAAAACCATTTGTTTGCTATGCATAATTCATCCTTCTATATccaaattaaaataaaatatttgcaGTAATTCAAAACTTTATTAGAAAATCCTACAAACTTGAATAACAACCTTCGGTGCACCGTcagatatttttttattttcctatCGCTCTAGCTCTGATAGTGTATCGAGAGAAATCGAATTTATATTTTCCTGATGATATTTTTAtgagtaaaatacactggcggcCCTTTAACTTATCGCCCTgtaccactttggtccatgaacttgtaaACGCGAAAAAGAAGCCCCTAAACTTGTCAGCATGTGCCACTTTggcccatgaacttgcaaacgcgaaaaagtgcCCCCTGAACTTGTCGATCCGTATCACTTTGAtccatgaacatgcaaatacaAAAATAACACCGGCTGCATGGCACTGTTCTGCCACGTGGCCGCCTCTGGTAGGCCATGCATGACACCGTTTATGGTGATGATGTCAGCACTTCTTTTTAAATTTACGaaattaatatatttttattcgtAGCGCCAAATATATCAAAAAATATATCAATTTTAATCGTCTCGTCGAGCTCGCCAAATATattattatttgatatatttgacGCTACAAATAAAAATTTATCAATTTCGTAAATTTAAAAAGAAGTGTTGACATCATTACCATAAACGGTGGCATGCATGGCCTACCAGAGGCGGCCACGTGGCAGAACAGTGCCATGCAGCCGGTGTTATTTTCGTATTTTACATGTTCATGGATCAAAGTGGCATGGATCGACAAGTTCAGGGGGCACTTTTTTgtatttgcaagttcatgggccAAAGTGGCACATGCTGACAAGTTTAGGGTCAtctttttcgcgtttgcaagttcatggaccaaagtggcacagggcgACAAGTTATTTTCCCTGACGGTAAGTGCACGGTAAGGGAATTTCAGCATTCCAATAGTATTCTTGCTTTgaagtcttctccttctccttgagTTCTTATGCCATTTCATTGAAACAGTGATCTTGGTGGTGTGACCGACGTTTTCGCCGCATACATTGCACAATGGGATGCGGGCTTGGGATGGACGGACTCGAGGTTGCTTGGAACCCAACGAAGATCTATAAACAACTGGGAACAGGCCCAAGGAACGTTAACATATATACGGTAATTATACATGCATGAAAAAAAGAAGCCTTTttcgttcaaaaaaaaagaagcctTCTCTTTTTTAGTTACCTTTGAGCTTAGAAAAAAAGCAATGTATTTCCTCcaccgtcccaaaataagtgtaGTTCTCGCTttctgaaaaataaaaagacttttaatctaactaaatatataaaaaaatattgatatttatagtacatataTAGTTAATACCATTAGATATGTCGttgaatttatttttataataacaTTATTTGAGGATAAAAATGATGCTAATActttttataaatttagtcaaacttaaagaaAGTTTGACTGATTTAAATATCGTACTAACACTTATTTTAGGACCGAGAAAGTACATCGCAAAACACAGAACTATATCCATTGTATGTAACACTTATATATTTTAGGACGGAGGAAGTACATCACAAAACACGGAACTCTATCCATTGTATAATTAatcagttaggccttgtttggatgtagtcgtattcacatcgatccacatgtgttgaggtggattggagtggaacttgaactaaattccactccaatccacaccaacacacatggattgaagtaaatacgacaacatccaaacaaggccttagttggttGACTAACCGAGAGTAAGGATCATCGATCAAAGCTATATATAGCTGCACACCGCATGATCGAGCTGCGCGTATATTATTCCTCTCATGTACCACAACACGAAGCGAGCACCCTGATTAACACCTGAGATCGATCAGCACACCTGAGATCGATCAGCACGTAGTACGTACGATACACTGCTCGATCgatctccatgcatgcatggcagcaCCGCAAGATGCCATGTCTAGTTGTCTACCCCtatacacacacatacacacacacacgtatTATACACCTAATACACGCACACGCACTCGATCGTGTCATCCACGATCGACATCGATATACCACACGGGGTATATGGCTATAGCTAGCTAGTGATCACCTCTTCTAGGAGCTTGTACCTCCGGACCCTCGGCCTGCCACGCGCGACGccgggcgacggcggcggtggcgcgtcGTGGTCGTTGCGGACGACACGGGTGCCAAGGTCCGACGCCGACCGCCGCAGCAAGAGCCGCTGCgcatgctgctgctgcggctgctTCTTGATAGGCTTGCTCAGGTTGGAAGACGCAAAGTCGCCACGAGCGGCAACAACCTTCGGCGATCTTCCGCTGCCGCCGGTCGTCGTGTCACCGCCGTGATGATGAGGAGCCGGCGGCCGGGCAGCCGCTTTGCCGGCGGATCTCGGCGAGTTAGAAGTAGAAGCCACGGCCCCATCCGCCCTGAGGCACCAGTTGCAGGTGCCGTACGACTCCACCTTCGGATACCGATCCGTGCAGTATCTGGTACATACATACATGAACAGCAGAATATATTGTACATACGTGAACAACAGAATATTAGCTAGATGATCATGTAAAATATAGACATATATACTGGCGTGTAGTACGTACGTTATTGCATGCAAAATTATGAGGTGAACATGTCGTACATATTATTCACGTGAACTAATTAAGAGCCGCAGGTAATAATAAATAGTGGCGCTGTTGGATTCGGATAAAAATCAGACACATATATATCTTttgaattgaaaggaaaaaaaagctTAAAAATCAACGTCGAGCGAATGTGCATAGGCCCCGTTTCGTTTGACAATTTTGCGACGTGCGGAAAGAAGTGTCCGGAGCAAATTAATTAAAAGGACAGGCGACGAAAAGGATCGTCGGGTAGATGGAGATGAGATGCACGTACACAAacgatagatgcatggttttatTTTTGGAGTTCTGCTGGCATGGGGGCGAGAATAATAGCTAGCGCTGATGATGAGCTGAGCAGTGTCGTCTACAGGTTCACGTGTTGTCCAGAAAAAAAAGGCTGTGCAGATTGACATCATCAACTCATGAACTATCAGTTCGATCGTGTGGTGTGCATTTCTAGATTCAAA contains:
- the LOC8081998 gene encoding uncharacterized protein LOC8081998; translated protein: MGSGKASSPAPPGAAAAAAAGGSGSPSPPGGAVCCMCGDRGLLPELFRCSACSVRSQHTYCTDRYPKVESYGTCNWCLRADGAVASTSNSPRSAGKAAARPPAPHHHGGDTTTGGSGRSPKVVAARGDFASSNLSKPIKKQPQQQHAQRLLLRRSASDLGTRVVRNDHDAPPPPSPGVARGRPRVRRYKLLEEVITS